From a region of the Nonlabens dokdonensis DSW-6 genome:
- a CDS encoding Fic family protein yields the protein MTLKPYIYQKNDWPNFSWDNDALLPLVSKVRNQQGKLVGKMEALGFSFKTEALLETLTLDVLKSTEIEGEILDVEQVRSSLARRLGLEIENAVYSERNVDGVVDMLVDATQNYQLPLTRQRLFDWHAALFPTGRSGMFEIVVGDWRKDSTGPMQVISGALGKEKVHFEAPASTTIDLEITDFLNWYNSNDTIEPLIKAALAHLWFITIHPFEDGNGRISRAISDMLLARADGIPQRYYSMSSQIRKDRKSYYNTLEKVQQGYLDVTRWITWFLECLFNSVKSSEITLNKVICKHHFWNTYAKQVNNDRQKKMLNKLLDGFEGKLTTSKWAKINKCSTDTALRDIQDLIKKNILQKEKAGGRSTNYELKKIQQE from the coding sequence ATGACACTTAAACCTTATATCTATCAAAAAAACGACTGGCCTAATTTTAGTTGGGACAACGATGCTTTGCTACCATTAGTAAGTAAGGTAAGAAATCAACAAGGAAAATTAGTCGGCAAAATGGAAGCTCTAGGGTTTTCTTTTAAAACTGAAGCACTTTTAGAAACACTTACTTTGGACGTTCTGAAATCTACAGAAATAGAAGGCGAAATCCTCGATGTAGAACAGGTGCGCTCTTCACTAGCTCGTAGATTAGGACTGGAAATAGAAAACGCTGTTTATTCAGAGCGCAATGTAGATGGTGTTGTTGATATGTTAGTAGATGCTACACAAAATTATCAGTTGCCTTTGACTCGACAACGATTATTTGACTGGCATGCAGCTTTATTCCCAACAGGAAGAAGTGGTATGTTTGAGATAGTAGTTGGCGATTGGAGAAAAGATTCCACTGGTCCTATGCAAGTAATATCTGGTGCTTTAGGTAAGGAAAAAGTACATTTTGAAGCGCCAGCGTCAACTACTATAGATTTAGAAATAACTGACTTTTTAAATTGGTATAATTCTAATGATACTATAGAACCACTTATAAAGGCTGCTCTTGCACATCTCTGGTTTATAACGATACACCCTTTTGAAGATGGTAATGGAAGAATCTCTAGAGCCATTTCAGACATGTTGCTTGCCCGAGCTGATGGAATACCACAAAGGTATTACAGCATGTCTTCTCAAATAAGAAAGGATCGCAAATCTTATTACAATACCTTAGAAAAGGTACAACAAGGCTATCTAGATGTTACCAGATGGATCACTTGGTTTCTTGAATGCTTGTTTAATTCTGTGAAATCATCAGAAATTACTCTTAATAAAGTGATTTGCAAGCATCATTTTTGGAATACCTATGCAAAACAGGTCAATAATGATCGTCAAAAAAAGATGCTCAATAAGCTTTTAGATGGATTTGAAGGTAAATTAACCACCTCTAAGTGGGCAAAAATTAATAAATGTTCCACAGATACCGCTTTGAGAGATATACAAGATTTAATAAAGAAAAATATATTGCAAAAAGAAAAAGCTGGTGGCCGCAGTACCAACTATGAATTGAAGAAAATACAACAAGAGTAA
- a CDS encoding BaiN/RdsA family NAD(P)/FAD-dependent oxidoreductase: MRKTVAIIGGGPSAFMLAAFLDPEKFAVTIYEKNKTAGRKFLVAGKGGFNLTHSEPVEQLIKKYTPSDFLAVPLLHFTNTDFRNWLDQIGISTYVGSSKRVYPVKGIKPIEVLNAVLKHLEEKGVKFKYDHTFQNWDENRNPIINEQSIVADVVVFCLGGASWKVTGSTGDWLETFANNGVATTAFKASNCAYHTIWKTDFINKHEGSPLKNIAISCDDQVQKGEAVITKSGLEGNAIYGLSPQIRKQLEASSKAVVYIDFKPMLTLEKVIEKLKQSIYSNTTRILKKELKLSAAQLDLLYFHLTKEEYLTTTTLAQFIKKFPLEITDSSTIDEAISTIGGVSRNAVTQTFELKNKPNHYCIGEMLDWDAPTGGYLLQACMSMGAYLSGVLNEEISNN; this comes from the coding sequence ATGAGGAAAACAGTAGCAATTATAGGTGGCGGACCATCGGCTTTTATGCTGGCGGCGTTCTTAGATCCAGAAAAGTTTGCTGTTACCATTTATGAAAAAAATAAAACTGCTGGTCGCAAATTTCTTGTCGCTGGAAAAGGTGGTTTTAATCTCACCCATTCTGAACCTGTGGAACAACTGATTAAAAAATACACACCTAGTGATTTTCTTGCTGTTCCTCTACTCCATTTTACCAATACTGATTTTAGGAATTGGCTTGATCAAATTGGAATTTCTACCTACGTGGGAAGTAGTAAACGAGTTTATCCTGTAAAAGGAATCAAGCCCATTGAAGTACTCAATGCGGTTCTCAAACATCTAGAAGAAAAAGGTGTGAAATTTAAATACGACCATACTTTTCAAAATTGGGATGAAAATAGAAATCCTATTATTAATGAACAATCAATAGTTGCAGATGTTGTGGTTTTTTGCCTTGGTGGCGCCAGCTGGAAAGTGACTGGTTCTACTGGTGACTGGCTAGAAACCTTTGCAAATAATGGAGTAGCAACAACTGCCTTTAAAGCTTCTAATTGTGCCTATCACACTATCTGGAAGACTGATTTCATTAATAAGCATGAAGGAAGTCCGCTAAAAAATATTGCTATTTCTTGCGACGATCAAGTTCAGAAAGGCGAGGCTGTAATAACCAAATCAGGATTAGAAGGTAATGCAATTTATGGGTTGAGTCCACAAATAAGAAAACAGCTTGAGGCGTCTTCAAAAGCGGTTGTTTACATCGATTTTAAACCTATGCTTACTTTAGAAAAGGTCATAGAGAAATTAAAGCAATCTATTTACAGCAATACCACACGTATTTTAAAAAAGGAACTCAAATTAAGCGCTGCACAACTGGACTTGCTCTATTTTCATCTCACTAAAGAAGAGTATTTAACTACCACAACCTTAGCACAATTCATTAAAAAATTTCCTTTAGAAATAACTGATTCTAGCACTATAGATGAAGCGATCTCTACCATAGGTGGTGTTTCAAGAAATGCAGTTACTCAAACATTTGAACTTAAAAATAAACCCAATCACTATTGCATAGGAGAAATGCTGGATTGGGATGCTCCTACTGGCGGCTATTTACTACAAGCCTGCATGAGTATGGGAGCATATTTAAGTGGTGTTTTGAATGAGGAAATTTCCAATAATTAA
- a CDS encoding iron ABC transporter permease, translating to MKKQLLILTALLLLFFIADVCLGTVFIKPSQVWDALLGIDNRQTSKTMRYIITDLRLPRAIMAVLTGAGLAIAGLLMQTLFRNPLAGPFVLGISSGAGLGVALVIMGATALGISAISGIGIIAASVIGSIAVLLLIILMSLRIKDTMGLLIVGLMVGSLSSAVVGILSYFSSSDELKRYVFWSLGSLGNIDWSDLWIISLLFLVSIVLLLWIIKPLNALLLGESYALSLGINIKNTRWIIIIITSILAGSITAFAGPIAFIGLAVPHLSRLILPTVNHKILIPTAILLGATLLLFCDIVSQLPFSNYSLPINAVTSLLGAPLIIWLIMRKRNLHF from the coding sequence TTGAAAAAACAACTCCTCATATTGACCGCATTATTGCTGCTCTTTTTTATTGCAGATGTTTGTCTGGGAACTGTTTTTATAAAACCTTCTCAAGTTTGGGACGCATTGTTGGGAATTGATAATAGGCAAACGAGTAAAACCATGCGTTACATTATTACCGATTTACGATTGCCTAGAGCAATTATGGCAGTGCTAACTGGTGCAGGACTAGCTATCGCAGGTTTGCTCATGCAAACGCTCTTTAGGAATCCGCTGGCGGGACCATTTGTTCTAGGAATTTCTAGTGGCGCAGGATTAGGCGTTGCGCTTGTAATTATGGGCGCAACGGCTTTAGGAATAAGCGCCATCTCTGGCATAGGAATCATCGCCGCAAGTGTTATAGGTAGTATTGCCGTGCTTTTATTAATCATCCTTATGTCCTTGCGCATTAAAGATACGATGGGCTTGCTTATCGTAGGCTTAATGGTAGGAAGTTTAAGTAGTGCTGTAGTAGGTATTCTTAGTTACTTTTCCAGCAGCGACGAGCTGAAACGTTATGTATTTTGGTCGTTAGGAAGTTTAGGAAATATTGATTGGAGTGATTTATGGATCATCAGCTTGCTATTTTTGGTGTCAATTGTATTGCTTTTATGGATCATCAAGCCATTGAACGCACTTCTTTTGGGCGAGAGTTATGCACTCAGTCTAGGAATAAACATTAAAAACACACGCTGGATCATTATTATCATCACCAGTATTCTTGCTGGTAGCATCACCGCATTTGCTGGACCTATCGCATTTATAGGACTTGCGGTACCTCATTTATCAAGACTCATTTTACCTACAGTCAATCATAAAATTCTGATTCCTACCGCCATTTTATTAGGTGCCACGCTTCTACTTTTTTGCGACATCGTCTCTCAATTACCATTTTCAAATTATTCATTACCCATCAACGCGGTCACGTCATTACTGGGCGCACCGCTTATTATTTGGTTGATCATGCGCAAACGTAACCTACATTTTTAA